A genomic stretch from Leishmania donovani BPK282A1 complete genome, chromosome 36 includes:
- a CDS encoding sterol 24-c-methyltransferase, putative produces the protein MSAGGRETAPTNLIRRRNKDETNGDVSAAADRFRDRFEKATLEERKAATTTMVNEYYDLVTDFYEYGWGQNFHFAPRYAGETFFESLARHEYFLAARGGFMEGDHIVDVGCGVGGPARNMVRLTRCNVIGVNNNDYQISRARRHDALAGMSSKIDYVKTDFCNMSLADNTFDGAYAIEATCHAKDKVKCYSEVFRVIKPGTCFVLYEWCMTDKYNPNDEYHRTIKHRIELGDGLPEMETCKQVIEYMKQAGFVVEEAIDVISQFESSPIKSIPWYQPLVGDYSSLQGLRSTPIGRILTNVMCRVLEFVRLAPKGTYKATEVLEEAAESLVVGGQLGIFTPSFYIRARKPSKQA, from the coding sequence ATGTCCGCCGGTGGCCGTGAGACCGCGCCGACGAACCTGATTCGTCGCCGCAACAAGGACGAGACAAACGGGGatgtcagcgccgccgccgaccgcTTCCGCGACCGCTTCGAGAAGGCAACCCTCGAGGAGCGCAaggccgccaccacgacgaTGGTCAACGAGTACTACGACCTGGTGACGGACTTCTACGAGTACGGCTGGGGCCAGAACTTTCATTTCGCGCCGCGCTACGCCGGCGAGACCTTCTTCGAGTCCCTCGCGCGCCACGAGTACTTCCTGGCCGCTCGCGGCGGCTTCATGGAGGGCGACCACATCGTCGACGTgggctgcggcgtcggcggtcCGGCGCGCAACATGGTTCGCCTCACGCGCTGCAACGTCATCGGCGTCAACAACAACGATTACCAGATCAGCCGCGCTCGCCGTCATGACGCGCTCGCCGGTATGAGCTCCAAGATCGACTACGTCAAGACCGACTTCTGCAACATGAGCTTAGCCGACAACACCTTCGACGGCGCCTACGCCATCGAGGCCACCTGCCACGCAAAGGACAAGGTCAAGTGCTATAGCGAGGTCTTCCGTGTCATCAAGCCCGGCACCTGCTTTGTCCTGTACGAGTGGTGCATGACCGACAAGTACAACCCCAATGACGAGTACCACCGCACAATCAAGCACCGCATCGAGCTGGGCGACGGCCTGCCGGAGATGGAGACGTGCAAACAGGTGATCGAGTACATGAAGCAGGCCGGCTtcgtggtggaggaggccatAGACGTCATCAGTCAGTTCGAATCCAGCCCCATCAAGAGTATCCCGTGGTACCAGCCGCTGGTCGGCGACTATTCGTCCCTGCAGGGCCTGCGCTCTACCCCGATTGGCCGCATCCTCACGAACGTCATGTGTCGCGTGCTGGAGTTCGTGCGCCTAGCTCCGAAGGGCACGTACAAGGCGACGGAGGTTTTGGAGGAGGCTGCGGAAAGCCTGGTGGTGGGCGGTCAGCTCGGCATCTTCACGCCGTCCTTCTACATCCGCGCTCGCAAGCCGTCCAAGCAGGCTTAG